A window from Kwoniella newhampshirensis strain CBS 13917 chromosome 3, whole genome shotgun sequence encodes these proteins:
- a CDS encoding tRNA pseudouridine(38-40) synthase — MSRYANLSRQELIARLSALEGISSSSSEPSTADVPPVAGPSVSHAAAAATAGPSTLTTTAPGVTTGDSTPSSAVDESLTGLNKSQRRANKRDEKPFHFPSHPTRHIALLVAYHGWPYSGLALQPPTSPDAPIVQTVESELIAALEKTRLIEVGKGWEGCGYSRCGRTDRGVSGEGQVVNLWVRSARRPGDGGSDLGGGGWKEAREPSPPKPAAPDEGQIEDESSTGKTVEAKSKSTTVEYPYPKLLNSVLPHSIRILAWSPLSRPFDSRFSCSHRHYRYAFHLRPTPTSPPLDLALMRDAAARLIGEFDHRNFCKLDGSKQIENHRRTVLEAYFEESEEIQGMMVFNLIGTAFLWHQVRHIIAILFLIGSKLEKPELVSDLLDVEKFPSKPNYMMGHPLPLTLHHCGYPDEAGLDWRFGGYDGPYSSLAEEDKETLYPVAMGGREGFERTLDSSKQQAELRAWQIGGSMKKMNQVLGPSRAEKIGGCLWPVGGGEFQMTGKYRPVETRTRGETPDEVNRKWREIKERRGAAAASAAAAAAGAPVATDMVSARDE, encoded by the coding sequence ATGTCACGATACGCCAACCTATCTCGTCAAGAGCTCATCGCGAGATTATCAGCTCTCGAAGGAATCAGTTCGTCATCGAGTGAACCTTCGACGGCCGATGTCCCACCTGTCGCCGGACCTTCAGTCTCTCATGCTGCGGCTGCAGCTACGGCTGGTCCTTCTACATTGACGACAACCGCTCCGGGCGTGACTACTGGAGATTCAACACCATCGTCGGCCGTAGACGAGAGTTTGACAGGACTCAACAAATCCCAACGAAGGGCCAACAAACGCGATGAAAAACCATTCCATTTCCCTTCCCACCCCACACGACACATCGCCCTCCTCGTAGCATATCACGGATGGCCCTACTCCGGCTTGGCTCTCCAACCCCCCACCTCACCCGATGCTCCTATCGTCCAGACAGTCGAGTCTGAGCTGATAGCCGCCCTCGAGAAGACGCGGTTGATCGAAGTTGGGAAGGGGTGGGAAGGGTGTGGGTACAGTCGATGTGGACGGACAGATAGGGgtgtgagtggagaggGTCAGGTGGTGAACCTCTGGGTGAGAAGCGCGAGAAGACCAGGTGATGGCGGATCAGATctgggtggaggagggtggAAGGAAGCTCGGGAGCCTTCACCGCCAAAACCTGCTGCACCTGATGAGGGCCAAATCGAAGATGAATCTTCCACTGGCAAGACTGTCGAAGCCAAGTCCAAATCGACTACGGTCGAATATCCCTATCCTAAACTGCTCAATTCTGTTCTCCCTCATTCTATCCGAATCCTCGCATGGTCTCCTCTATCCCGACCTTTCGACTCGCGATTTTCCTGCTCTCACCGCCATTACCGTTATGCCTTCCATCTCCGACCGACGCCCACCTCTCCgcctctcgatctcgctcTGATGCGCGACGCAGCCGCGCGGTTGATCGGTGAGTTCGACCATCGCAATTTCTGCAAGTTGGACGGCTCGAAACAGATTGAGAATCATCGACGGACTGTCCTCGAAGCGTATTTCgaggagagtgaagagatccaggggatgatggtgttCAATCTGATCGGCACGGCATTCCTATGGCATCAAGTTCGACATATCATCGCTATCCTCTTTCTGATAGGATCGAAACTGGAAAAACCGGAACTGGTATCTGATCTGTTGGACGTGGAGAAATTCCCTTCAAAACCGAACTACATGATGGGTCATCCCTTACCGCTGACGTTGCACCATTGTGGATATCCAGATGAAGCGGGGCTCGATTGGCGTTTCGGCGGCTATGACGGTCCATATTCATCGCtggcagaagaggacaaggagacaTTGTATCCTGTAGCAATGGGAGGTAGAGAAGGGTTTGAGAGAACACTCGATTCATCGAAACAACAGGCGGAACTGAGAGCTTGGCAAATCGGAGGATCTATGAAAAAGATGAATCAAGTCTTAGGACCCAGTAgagcagagaagatcggCGGATGTCTTTGGCCCGtaggtggaggtgagttccaGATGACGGGGAAATACAGGCCGGTGGAGACTaggacgagaggagaaacCCCCGATGAGGTCAATAGGAAATGGAGAGAGATAAAGGAGAGGCGAGGAGCTGCCGCAGcatcagcagcagcagcagcagcagggGCACCGGTGGCGACCGATATGGTATCTGCAAGAGACGAGTAG